DNA from Nitrospira sp.:
GTCACGCCGGTGGCCAAACTGGTGCCGGGAGGTACCTACACAATCTGCGGGGTGATCGTCCAAGCGGAGGCGACTCGCGCGAAGTTCCGCCGTCTGTCGATTCTCGATGTGGTTATTCAGGATGGAACCGGGACCATCCATGCCCTGTTTTTCAACCAGCCCTATTTGGAAGAGATTTTGAAACAAGGCGAGCGGGTCATGATGGCAGGGCGTGTCGTCGCCGGTCGACGGGGATGGATGGATGTGCGGCTGGAAGCAACCCAATTCGAAGTGTTGAGCGGCGGAGACGACGAGCTGCTCCATGTGGGGCGGATCGTGCCGATTTACCATGAGACGAAGGGTTGGACGTCCCGCCATATGCGCATCCTGATCCATGGGCTGCTGACGGAACATGGAGCCGAGGTGGAAGAAGTGCTGCCGCTGTCGGTGCGTGCGCGCCACCGGCTGCCGCCGATCGGTGAAGCTATCCAGCAGGTGCACTATCCACCGCCTGACAGGGAGCTTGCCGCACTCGACCGGGGCATCACGGCGGCCCACCGCCGGTTGGCCTTCGAAGAGCTGTTCCTGTTGCAGGCGGCCATGATCCGTCGCCAACAGGAAACGAAGGAGGAGCGTAAGCCGTTTCGCTTCAATCCCCATGTGCCGCAGTTGAAGGGACTGGCAAAGGTCCTGCCCTTCACGCTCACGCCGGCCCAGGAACGTGTGTTCCGTGAGATCCGGGCCGATATGGTGGCCTCGCGACCGATGAATCGCCTCGTGCAGGGGGATGTCGGTTCCGGGAAGACGGTGGTAGCGCTCCATGCCCTGATCATGGCCTGTGGGTCTGGTTGCCAAACGGCGCTGATGGCTCCGACCGAAATCTTGGCCGAGCAACACTATCTGAATCTCAAACCTTTGCTGGAGGCGGTGGGGCTGAAGGCCGTCCTTCTCACGAGCGGCGGCAAGATTAAAGAGCGCAAAGAGAAGTTGAAGCAGCTGGAGACGGGATCCGCACAGGTTGCCATCGGAACCCACGCGTTACTCCAGAAGCAGGTCAAGTTCGACAAGCTCGGGTTGGCCATTATCGATGAACAGCATAAGTTCGGCGTGCTGCAGCGAAAGACCCTGCTCGACAAGGGCTATCGGCCGGACGTGTTGGTGATGACCGCCACGCCGATTCCGCGCACGTTGGCGATGACCGTCTATGGGGATTTGGATGTGTCGGTCATCGACATGTTGCCGCCGGGCCGCAAACCGGTGCGGACGTGGCTCTATAGTGAAGGACAACGGGACAGGGCCTGGCAACTGGTGGGGGACGAGTTGAAGGCCGGGCGCCAGGCCTATATCGTCTATCCATTGGTCGAGGAATCCGAGAAGGTCGATCTCAAGGCGGCGATCCAGGGGGCGGAACACCTGCAGCGCGATGTCTTTCCCCAGGTGCAAGTCGGCGTCCTCCACGGGAGACTTTCGACGGTCGAGAAAGAACGCACGATGGCGGCCTTCAAAGCCGGCACGATTCAGATTCTGGTGGCGACCACCGTCATCGAGGTCGGAGTGGATGTTTCAAATGCGACGGTAATGGTCATCGAACATGCCGAGCGGTTTGGGTTGGCGCAGTTGCATCAATTGCGGGGGCGGGTCGGGCGTGGGGCGCATCAATCACTCTGTCTCCTGATGGCGTCTTATCCGGTGCGGGAAACCAGGCCGCGAGTCGGTCGCGCCGGAAGGCCGGAGGAGAATGTCTCCGACGCGCAACAACGGCTGCAGGCCCTCGTGAAATCGAACGACGGGTTCGTCATTGCCGAAGAAGATCTCAGGATCAGGGGCCCAGGCGAATTGTTGGGATTGCGGCAGTGGGGTATGCCGGAGTTTCGGGCAGCCAATCTCCTGCGGGATGCCGATCTCTTGGAGCAGGCCAGGCGAGAGGCCCAGCGATTGCTGGGACAGGACCCCGGGTTGACGTCGCCCCAGCATCAAGCCTTCAAGGCGGCGATGCTCCGTCGTTGGCAGGCCAAACTCGCATTGGGAGATGTGAGCTAGCAGCGCGGACGCTGTCGGTTCGGTGGAGGGCTGACACATGGGACTGTTGCAGCGATTGAGTCATGATTTACGCGCCGGCTGGGTGACCTTACGGCACGGCACGGCCAAGGCCGCCACGCGCGCCTTGGAAGAAGGCGAGTTGCTACGGTACCGACTGGAGTTGCGCAAGGTCGATCAGCAGTTGGATGATCTGCATAGCGATATCGGCGAGCGAACGATCGAGTTGCATGATCGCGGCGAAACGGCCGAGCGGATCCTGCTGGACTCCGACATCACCCGCATGCTGCAACAGGTGCGGACGCTCCAAGACGAACGGACCAAGCTGCTCCTGGAGATGAACGACATCACGGTCGAGGGAGAATGAGGGGCAGATTATGACCGTCCTGCCGACGGCATCTCCACGTATCCTTGCCGGCATTGATA
Protein-coding regions in this window:
- a CDS encoding ATP-dependent DNA helicase RecG: MVRSRLRMPRPAPPDPHDSFQAFLQRVTRPIEFACRDAYAHLATVRNLDHFVSEQVIAVMGERIYPRALETDLLSLRNLFVDFHTRLTPTEQQDRLRSALGLLRRLQGRKHTNHSQDVIPAVSLPVPRSARPGPARPLWELPIQFAKGVGPKRTLLLERLGIRTVEQALWTLPWRYEDRSVVTPVAKLVPGGTYTICGVIVQAEATRAKFRRLSILDVVIQDGTGTIHALFFNQPYLEEILKQGERVMMAGRVVAGRRGWMDVRLEATQFEVLSGGDDELLHVGRIVPIYHETKGWTSRHMRILIHGLLTEHGAEVEEVLPLSVRARHRLPPIGEAIQQVHYPPPDRELAALDRGITAAHRRLAFEELFLLQAAMIRRQQETKEERKPFRFNPHVPQLKGLAKVLPFTLTPAQERVFREIRADMVASRPMNRLVQGDVGSGKTVVALHALIMACGSGCQTALMAPTEILAEQHYLNLKPLLEAVGLKAVLLTSGGKIKERKEKLKQLETGSAQVAIGTHALLQKQVKFDKLGLAIIDEQHKFGVLQRKTLLDKGYRPDVLVMTATPIPRTLAMTVYGDLDVSVIDMLPPGRKPVRTWLYSEGQRDRAWQLVGDELKAGRQAYIVYPLVEESEKVDLKAAIQGAEHLQRDVFPQVQVGVLHGRLSTVEKERTMAAFKAGTIQILVATTVIEVGVDVSNATVMVIEHAERFGLAQLHQLRGRVGRGAHQSLCLLMASYPVRETRPRVGRAGRPEENVSDAQQRLQALVKSNDGFVIAEEDLRIRGPGELLGLRQWGMPEFRAANLLRDADLLEQARREAQRLLGQDPGLTSPQHQAFKAAMLRRWQAKLALGDVS